From a region of the Pseudomonadaceae bacterium SI-3 genome:
- a CDS encoding osmY: protein MNKIQTSITAATIATALSLPLAGAAFADTTPAFDEAQPMMLAASDTMDAAEHTADEAGEAMSDTWITTKVKSALLAGDSTPGMEIEVETNNGVVSLSGTVATEAQREMAIDKAKTIEGVKDVSADGLKAVD from the coding sequence ATGAACAAGATCCAGACCTCTATTACTGCTGCCACCATTGCGACTGCCTTGAGCTTGCCGCTGGCAGGGGCTGCGTTCGCCGACACCACGCCTGCATTTGACGAGGCCCAACCAATGATGTTGGCTGCCAGCGACACCATGGACGCCGCTGAGCACACCGCAGACGAAGCCGGCGAGGCGATGTCTGACACCTGGATCACCACCAAAGTTAAATCTGCTCTGCTTGCTGGCGACTCGACTCCAGGCATGGAGATTGAAGTCGAAACCAACAACGGCGTGGTTTCACTGTCCGGTACTGTGGCTACCGAAGCACAGCGTGAGATGGCCATCGACAAGGCCAAGACGATCGAAGGCGTCAAAGACGTTTCTGCAGACGGTCTGAAAGCGGTCGACTAA
- a CDS encoding histidine kinase: MEMIRRHIESQVLSLTGLAIGGVDYENPPGDPGLFGPASVCWRVHGDFTSMLIGGISALLLQALHPLALAGVWDHSNFRDDLLGRLRRTGQFISATTFGSQADAQRLIERVRAIHLKVTGHAPDGRPYAAYDPDLLTWVHVAEVSSFLKAHLRYLNPALPGQEQDRYYTEVARIAEALGARKVPRSRQQIEDYFAAIRPELRCDERSREIVRILFEAPAPSRLAKPFGALMMRAGIDLLPDWASDMLDLSQSDRERQLIRIAVRRTAPVLRWAVRSGSVHRARRRMGLPIR; this comes from the coding sequence TTGGAAATGATCCGCCGTCACATCGAATCGCAGGTGCTCAGCCTCACCGGGCTGGCCATCGGCGGTGTCGACTACGAAAACCCGCCAGGCGACCCCGGTCTGTTCGGCCCAGCTTCGGTCTGCTGGCGCGTGCACGGCGACTTTACCTCGATGCTAATCGGCGGCATTTCCGCACTGCTGCTCCAAGCCCTGCATCCGCTTGCGCTCGCCGGCGTCTGGGATCACTCGAATTTCCGCGACGATCTGCTCGGCCGACTGCGTCGCACCGGCCAGTTCATCTCGGCGACCACCTTTGGTAGCCAGGCCGATGCGCAGCGGTTGATTGAACGGGTCCGAGCCATTCACCTGAAGGTTACCGGCCACGCACCCGACGGCCGCCCGTACGCCGCGTACGACCCGGACCTGCTGACCTGGGTGCATGTCGCCGAAGTCAGCAGCTTTCTCAAGGCGCACCTGCGTTACCTCAACCCGGCATTGCCAGGTCAGGAACAGGACCGCTACTACACCGAGGTCGCACGTATTGCCGAAGCGCTCGGCGCACGCAAGGTGCCGCGCTCGCGGCAGCAGATAGAGGACTATTTCGCGGCTATCCGGCCAGAACTGCGCTGTGATGAGCGCTCTCGGGAGATCGTACGCATCCTGTTCGAAGCGCCCGCTCCGAGTCGCCTCGCCAAGCCGTTCGGTGCCTTGATGATGCGCGCCGGCATCGACCTGTTGCCGGACTGGGCCAGCGATATGCTCGATCTCAGCCAGTCCGACCGCGAACGGCAACTGATTCGGATAGCAGTAAGGCGAACCGCCCCGGTGCTGCGCTGGGCCGTACGCAGCGGCTCGGTGCACCGGGCACGGCGCCGCATGGGCCTGCCCATACGCTAG
- a CDS encoding acetyl-CoA C-acyltransferase (Catalyzes the synthesis of acetoacetyl coenzyme A from two molecules of acetyl coenzyme A. It can also act as a thiolase, catalyzing the reverse reaction and generating two-carbon units from the four-carbon product of fatty acid oxidation): MQDVVIVAATRTAVGSFQGALANIPAVDLGAAVIRQLLKQTGIDAAEVDEVILGQVLTAGAGQNPARQAAMNAGLPHAVPAMTLNKVCGSGLKALHLAAQAIRCGDAEVVIAGGMENMSLAPYVMPAARTGLRMGHGKLIDSMIQDGLWDAFNDYHMGITAENLVEKYGVTREAQDAFAASSQQKAIAAIEAGRLRDEITPVEIPQRKGEPLVFDTDEQPRAGTTAESLAKLKPAFKKDGSVTAGNASSLNDGAAAVLLMSAGKAKTLGLTVLARIASYANAGVDPAIMGIGPVSATRRCLEKAGWTLDELDLIEANEAFAAQALSVGQELGWDQQKVNVNGGAIAIGHPIGASGCRILVTLLHEMIRRDVHKGLATLCIGGGQGVALAIER; the protein is encoded by the coding sequence ATGCAAGACGTCGTCATCGTCGCCGCCACTCGCACTGCTGTCGGCAGCTTTCAGGGCGCGCTGGCCAACATCCCTGCCGTCGACCTGGGCGCCGCGGTGATTCGCCAACTCCTTAAGCAGACCGGAATTGATGCCGCCGAGGTCGATGAAGTCATACTCGGCCAGGTTCTGACTGCTGGCGCGGGGCAAAACCCGGCGAGACAGGCGGCCATGAACGCAGGGTTGCCCCATGCGGTACCGGCGATGACCCTGAACAAGGTTTGCGGCTCCGGCCTCAAAGCGCTGCACCTGGCGGCGCAAGCGATCCGCTGTGGCGACGCCGAAGTGGTGATTGCAGGCGGCATGGAAAACATGAGCCTGGCGCCGTACGTCATGCCCGCCGCACGCACGGGCTTGCGCATGGGTCACGGCAAGCTGATCGACAGCATGATTCAGGACGGCCTTTGGGACGCGTTCAACGACTACCACATGGGCATCACCGCCGAAAATCTGGTGGAAAAGTACGGCGTCACGCGCGAAGCGCAGGATGCATTCGCTGCCTCCTCACAGCAAAAGGCAATTGCCGCCATCGAAGCCGGGCGTCTGCGCGACGAAATTACCCCGGTCGAGATTCCGCAGCGCAAGGGCGAGCCGCTGGTTTTCGATACAGACGAGCAGCCACGGGCGGGCACCACGGCAGAGAGCCTGGCCAAACTCAAACCAGCCTTCAAGAAGGACGGCAGCGTAACGGCCGGTAACGCCTCCAGCCTCAACGACGGTGCCGCGGCCGTGTTGCTGATGAGCGCCGGGAAGGCCAAGACGCTTGGCCTAACAGTGCTGGCTCGCATCGCCAGCTATGCCAACGCTGGCGTCGATCCTGCGATCATGGGCATCGGCCCGGTATCGGCCACGCGCCGCTGCCTGGAAAAGGCCGGCTGGACGCTCGATGAGCTGGACCTGATCGAAGCCAACGAAGCCTTTGCGGCACAAGCGCTATCGGTCGGCCAAGAGCTGGGTTGGGATCAACAGAAGGTCAACGTCAACGGCGGCGCTATCGCCATCGGCCACCCGATTGGCGCGTCGGGCTGCCGCATCCTGGTAACCCTGTTGCATGAGATGATCCGCCGCGACGTCCATAAAGGATTGGCAACGCTCTGCATCGGTGGCGGTCAGGGCGTCGCGCTGGCAATCGAACGCTGA
- a CDS encoding 30S ribosome-binding factor RbfA: MAKEFSRTQRIGDQMQRELAQLIQREVKDPRLGLITITAVEVSRDLSHAKIFITVMGKDDDEDAVKGNLRILNDASGFLRMQLGKAMKLRTVPQLHFNYDASVRRGVELTSLIERAVAEDRKHSDDLGE, translated from the coding sequence ATGGCCAAAGAATTCAGCCGTACCCAGCGTATTGGCGATCAAATGCAGCGCGAGTTGGCGCAGCTCATCCAGCGTGAAGTTAAGGATCCCCGTCTGGGTCTGATAACCATCACGGCAGTCGAGGTCAGTCGTGACCTGTCCCATGCCAAGATTTTCATTACGGTCATGGGCAAGGATGACGATGAAGATGCGGTCAAGGGTAATCTCCGGATTCTCAACGATGCCAGCGGTTTCCTGCGAATGCAGCTGGGCAAGGCGATGAAGCTTCGGACCGTGCCGCAGTTGCATTTCAACTATGACGCCAGCGTGCGTCGTGGCGTCGAATTGACGTCGCTCATCGAGCGAGCGGTAGCGGAAGACCGCAAGCACAGCGACGATCTTGGAGAGTAA
- a CDS encoding SAM-dependent methyltransferase, whose product MPSLEQALRAAYLNREALLSELHRQATDCYRLFHGSQEGSPGLTVDRYGPLLLVQSFHQPLEHDALLTLHEQICTELDLPLALVYNDRSQGNSRIDRSDPVYRAAPSALEDVIGHEWGLNYRVRARHSGQDPLLFLDLRNVRGWVKANSAGKSVLNLFAYTCGVGLCAAAGGAREVCNLDFAESNLAVGRENGALNPELAPMQFIQSDYFPAIRQLADMPIPQRRGRPLPDYPRLSPKQFDLVLLDPPAWSKSAFGTVDLLRDYQSLLKPALLATAENGVLICCNNLAKVDLDDWRDQVLRCATKAGRPVQDCQVLPPAADFPSTDGKPPLKVLMLQL is encoded by the coding sequence ATGCCCTCTCTCGAACAGGCGCTGCGCGCCGCCTACCTCAATCGCGAAGCACTGCTCTCCGAACTGCACCGTCAGGCCACCGACTGCTATCGGTTGTTCCATGGCAGTCAGGAGGGCTCACCAGGGCTCACCGTCGACCGTTACGGCCCGCTGCTACTGGTACAGAGCTTCCATCAGCCGCTTGAACATGACGCCCTGCTGACGCTGCATGAGCAGATATGCACCGAGCTCGACCTGCCCTTGGCACTCGTCTACAACGATCGCTCCCAAGGCAACTCGCGTATCGACCGCAGCGATCCGGTATATCGCGCAGCACCTTCGGCACTGGAAGACGTGATCGGTCACGAGTGGGGCCTGAACTACCGCGTCCGTGCACGCCATAGCGGCCAGGACCCGCTGCTGTTTCTGGACTTGCGCAATGTGCGCGGCTGGGTCAAGGCCAACAGTGCCGGCAAGTCTGTGCTTAACCTCTTCGCCTACACCTGCGGGGTCGGCCTTTGCGCTGCCGCTGGTGGTGCTCGTGAGGTTTGCAATCTGGATTTCGCCGAAAGCAACCTCGCGGTGGGCCGCGAGAACGGCGCGCTGAATCCTGAGCTGGCCCCGATGCAGTTCATTCAGTCGGATTACTTTCCCGCGATCCGTCAGCTCGCCGACATGCCGATCCCGCAGCGACGCGGCCGTCCACTGCCAGACTACCCGCGCCTGTCACCGAAGCAGTTCGATCTGGTTTTGCTCGATCCTCCCGCCTGGTCGAAGAGCGCGTTCGGAACCGTCGACCTGCTGCGCGACTACCAAAGCCTGCTCAAACCCGCCCTACTCGCGACCGCCGAGAACGGCGTCCTCATCTGCTGCAACAACCTGGCAAAGGTCGATCTCGACGACTGGCGCGATCAAGTCCTGCGCTGCGCAACCAAGGCTGGTCGGCCGGTTCAGGACTGCCAAGTATTGCCACCGGCCGCCGACTTCCCGTCAACGGACGGCAAGCCGCCGCTCAAGGTGCTGATGCTCCAGTTGTGA
- the pnp gene encoding polyribonucleotide nucleotidyltransferase, with product MNPVIKKFQFGQSTVTLETGRIARQASGAVLVTVDDDVTVLVAVTGAKTADPSKGFFPLSVHYQEKTYAAGKIPGGFFKREARPSEKETLTSRLIDRPIRPLFPEGFQNEVQVICTVVSTSKKTDPDIAAMIGTSAALAISGIPFNGPIGAARVAFHPETGYLLNPTYEQLKASSLDMVVAGTKDAVLMVESEAKELTEDQMLGAVLFAHDEFQAVVQAVTELAAEAGKPTWDWQPKAENTQLLNAIRSEFGEAISQAYTITIKQDRYARLGELKDQVVAKFSGEEGQPTAGEVKEAFGEIEYRTVRENIVNGKPRIDGRDTRTVRGLNIEVGVLDKTHGSALFTRGETQALVVATLGTARDAQLLDTLEGEKKDPFMLHYNFPPYSVGECGRMGATGRREIGHGRLARRSVAAMLPSADEFPYTIRVVSEITESNGSSSMASVCGASLALMDAGVPMKAPVAGIAMGLVKEGEKFAVLTDILGDEDHLGDMDFKVAGTSKGVTALQMDIKIQGITEEIMEIALGQALEARLNILGQMNQVIGQSRTELSANAPTMIAMKIDQDKIRDVIGKGGATIRSICEETKASIDIEDDGSIKIFGETKEAAEAAKQRVLGITAEAEIGKIYVGKVERIVDFGAFVNILPGKDGLVHISMLSDQRVEKVTDVLKEGQEVKVLVLDVDNRGRIKLSIKDVAAAEASGA from the coding sequence GTGAACCCGGTAATCAAGAAATTTCAATTCGGTCAATCGACCGTAACCCTCGAGACCGGCCGTATCGCCCGTCAAGCCAGCGGCGCCGTACTGGTCACCGTTGATGACGACGTGACCGTGCTGGTTGCCGTCACTGGCGCTAAAACTGCAGACCCGAGCAAGGGCTTTTTCCCGCTCTCGGTTCACTATCAGGAAAAGACCTACGCAGCCGGCAAGATTCCAGGCGGTTTCTTCAAGCGTGAAGCGCGTCCTTCCGAAAAGGAAACCCTGACCTCGCGGCTGATCGACCGTCCGATCCGTCCTCTGTTTCCTGAAGGCTTCCAGAACGAAGTCCAGGTGATCTGTACTGTCGTTTCGACCAGCAAGAAGACTGATCCGGACATCGCTGCGATGATCGGTACTTCGGCTGCGCTGGCGATTTCCGGCATCCCGTTCAACGGTCCGATCGGTGCTGCTCGCGTTGCCTTCCACCCGGAAACCGGCTACCTGTTGAACCCGACTTACGAACAGCTCAAGGCCTCGAGCCTGGACATGGTCGTTGCCGGTACCAAAGATGCCGTACTGATGGTCGAGTCGGAAGCCAAAGAGCTTACCGAAGACCAGATGCTGGGCGCGGTACTCTTCGCTCACGACGAGTTCCAGGCCGTAGTGCAGGCCGTTACTGAGTTGGCAGCCGAAGCGGGCAAGCCGACCTGGGATTGGCAGCCAAAGGCTGAAAATACCCAGCTGCTCAATGCCATTCGCAGCGAATTCGGCGAGGCGATCTCGCAGGCGTACACCATCACCATCAAGCAGGACCGCTACGCGCGCCTGGGTGAGCTGAAAGATCAGGTCGTTGCCAAGTTCTCCGGTGAAGAAGGCCAGCCGACAGCTGGCGAAGTCAAAGAAGCCTTCGGCGAAATCGAGTACCGCACCGTTCGCGAGAACATCGTCAACGGTAAGCCGCGCATCGATGGTCGCGACACCCGTACTGTTCGTGGTCTGAACATTGAGGTCGGTGTACTCGACAAGACCCACGGCTCGGCGCTGTTCACCCGTGGTGAAACCCAGGCGCTGGTCGTTGCCACCCTCGGCACCGCCCGTGACGCGCAACTGCTCGACACCCTGGAAGGCGAGAAGAAAGATCCCTTCATGCTGCACTACAACTTCCCGCCTTACTCGGTGGGCGAGTGTGGCCGCATGGGCGCTACCGGTCGCCGCGAAATCGGTCACGGCCGTCTGGCTCGCCGTTCGGTTGCTGCAATGCTGCCGAGCGCTGACGAATTTCCCTACACCATTCGCGTGGTGTCGGAAATCACCGAGTCGAACGGCTCCAGCTCTATGGCTTCGGTCTGCGGTGCTTCGCTCGCGCTGATGGATGCCGGCGTGCCGATGAAAGCGCCGGTAGCCGGTATTGCCATGGGTCTGGTCAAGGAAGGCGAAAAGTTCGCGGTTCTGACCGACATTCTGGGTGACGAAGATCACCTGGGTGACATGGACTTCAAGGTGGCCGGTACCTCCAAGGGCGTGACCGCGCTGCAGATGGATATCAAGATCCAGGGCATCACCGAAGAGATCATGGAGATCGCGCTGGGTCAGGCGCTTGAAGCGCGTCTGAACATTCTCGGCCAGATGAACCAGGTCATCGGTCAGTCGCGTACAGAGCTGTCGGCCAACGCGCCGACCATGATTGCGATGAAGATCGACCAAGACAAGATCCGCGACGTTATCGGCAAGGGTGGCGCGACCATTCGCAGCATCTGCGAAGAGACCAAAGCCTCGATCGATATCGAAGATGACGGCTCGATCAAGATCTTTGGTGAGACCAAGGAAGCTGCAGAAGCCGCCAAGCAGCGGGTTCTGGGTATCACCGCTGAGGCTGAGATCGGCAAGATCTATGTCGGCAAGGTTGAGCGCATCGTCGACTTCGGCGCATTCGTCAACATCCTCCCAGGCAAGGATGGTCTGGTGCATATCTCGATGCTGAGCGATCAGCGCGTCGAGAAGGTGACCGACGTGCTCAAGGAAGGCCAGGAAGTGAAGGTCCTGGTGTTGGACGTCGACAACCGCGGCCGTATCAAACTGTCGATCAAGGATGTGGCTGCTGCCGAAGCATCAGGCGCATAA
- a CDS encoding 30S ribosomal protein S15 — protein MALSVEEKAQIVSEYQQAEGDTGSPEVQVALLTTNINKLQGHFKANGKDHHSRRGLIRMVNQRRKLLDYLKGKDTTRYSTLIGRLGLRR, from the coding sequence ATGGCACTTAGCGTTGAAGAAAAAGCTCAGATCGTTAGCGAGTACCAGCAAGCTGAAGGTGATACCGGTTCGCCGGAAGTGCAGGTTGCCCTGCTGACCACCAACATCAACAAGCTGCAAGGTCACTTCAAGGCCAACGGTAAAGATCACCACTCGCGTCGTGGTCTGATCCGTATGGTTAACCAGCGCCGCAAGCTGCTGGATTACCTGAAGGGCAAGGACACCACTCGTTACAGCACCCTGATCGGTCGTCTGGGTCTGCGTCGCTAA
- a CDS encoding DUF2845 domain-containing protein, producing the protein MVFLFAASLASSIAGADTLRCGSNLINTGDRTFEVERKCGQPVQRDLVGYTLGPNQRREMMREEWVYGPDNGVFNILTFEGNRLVRIETSRAN; encoded by the coding sequence ATGGTCTTCCTGTTCGCGGCCAGCTTAGCGAGTTCAATAGCCGGCGCAGACACCCTCCGCTGTGGAAGCAACCTGATCAACACAGGCGACCGCACCTTTGAGGTCGAGCGTAAATGTGGCCAACCTGTTCAGCGTGATCTGGTGGGCTACACACTGGGCCCAAACCAACGCCGGGAAATGATGCGCGAGGAATGGGTATACGGCCCCGACAATGGGGTATTCAACATCCTCACATTCGAGGGAAACCGACTGGTACGGATCGAAACCAGCCGAGCTAATTGA
- a CDS encoding pantoate--beta-alanine ligase, giving the protein MNVVKTVADLRAAVARARGEGKRIGFVPTMGNLHAGHIALVKKAGQRADFVVASIFVNPLQFGPNEDLASYPRTLAADQDKLFEAGCHLLFAPSVEEMYPHGQALQTIVRVPGVSEGLCGGSRPGHFDGVSTVVSKLFNMVLPDLAVFGQKDFQQLAVIRTMVRDLNMPVQIIGEPIVRADDGLALSSRNGYLSADERATAPVLHSTLQQLADALRNGERDYPALLASGHQALQAAGLRPDYLEIRNAADLQPVKPDSHEVVILAAAFLGKTRLLDNLLVDIAPPVD; this is encoded by the coding sequence ATGAATGTGGTGAAAACCGTTGCTGATCTGCGCGCCGCGGTGGCCCGCGCGCGGGGCGAAGGCAAGCGCATCGGCTTCGTGCCGACCATGGGCAACCTGCATGCCGGCCATATCGCACTGGTCAAGAAGGCTGGCCAGCGTGCCGACTTCGTGGTTGCCAGCATCTTCGTCAATCCGCTGCAGTTCGGCCCCAACGAAGACCTCGCCAGCTATCCACGTACGCTCGCGGCCGACCAGGACAAGCTGTTCGAGGCCGGCTGCCACCTGCTGTTCGCGCCCAGCGTCGAGGAAATGTACCCGCACGGCCAGGCACTGCAGACCATCGTTCGGGTACCGGGCGTGTCCGAGGGACTCTGTGGCGGCAGCCGCCCAGGGCACTTCGACGGCGTTTCGACCGTGGTGAGCAAGCTGTTTAACATGGTGCTGCCGGACCTTGCGGTCTTCGGCCAGAAGGATTTCCAGCAACTGGCGGTTATCCGCACCATGGTCCGCGACCTGAACATGCCCGTGCAGATCATTGGCGAACCCATCGTGCGGGCTGACGACGGCCTCGCACTGTCTTCGCGCAACGGTTACCTCAGCGCCGACGAGCGCGCAACCGCGCCCGTACTTCACAGTACGCTGCAACAGCTGGCGGACGCCCTGCGCAACGGAGAACGGGACTACCCCGCCCTGCTCGCATCCGGCCATCAGGCACTGCAGGCTGCCGGCTTGCGGCCCGACTACTTGGAGATCCGCAACGCCGCGGACCTGCAACCGGTCAAGCCAGACAGCCACGAAGTTGTGATCCTCGCCGCAGCGTTCCTGGGCAAGACTCGGTTGCTGGATAACCTGCTGGTCGACATCGCTCCGCCAGTGGACTGA
- a CDS encoding tRNA pseudouridine(55) synthase TruB, giving the protein MAQVKRIRRAVSGIILLDKPRGFTSNAALQKVRWLLNAEKAGHTGSLDPLATGVLPLCFGEATKFSQYLLDADKGYETVAQLGVTTTTADAEGEVIERKPVAVSQAQLEALLPQFRGDLQQVPPMYSALKRDGQPLYKLARAGEVVEREPRSVTIARLDLLSLEDDRARLAVACSKGTYIRTLVEDIGHALGCGAHVAELRRTQAGPFDLSQTVSLEELERVHAEGGAEAVDAFLKPVDSGLEHWPLLQLSEHSAFYWLHGQPVRAPEAPKFGMLRVQDHNGRFIGIGEVSEDGRIAPRRLIRSE; this is encoded by the coding sequence TTGGCCCAGGTAAAACGCATCCGCCGCGCGGTCAGCGGCATCATTCTTCTCGACAAGCCCCGCGGCTTCACATCGAACGCCGCGCTGCAGAAAGTTCGCTGGTTGCTCAACGCCGAGAAGGCCGGGCATACCGGTAGTCTGGACCCGCTGGCGACCGGTGTTCTGCCACTGTGTTTCGGGGAAGCTACCAAGTTCTCTCAATATTTGCTGGATGCTGATAAGGGCTACGAGACCGTTGCCCAACTCGGTGTGACCACTACCACGGCCGATGCAGAAGGTGAGGTGATCGAGCGTAAGCCGGTCGCCGTCAGCCAAGCGCAGCTAGAGGCGCTTTTGCCACAGTTTCGCGGTGATCTGCAGCAAGTGCCGCCGATGTATTCGGCACTCAAACGCGATGGCCAGCCGCTGTACAAGCTGGCGCGAGCTGGAGAGGTAGTGGAGCGCGAGCCGCGTTCTGTTACCATTGCGCGCTTGGATTTGTTGTCGCTTGAAGATGACCGTGCGCGATTGGCGGTTGCCTGTAGCAAAGGCACCTATATCCGGACGTTGGTCGAGGATATCGGGCATGCGCTGGGTTGTGGTGCGCACGTCGCCGAACTGCGTAGAACTCAAGCGGGGCCGTTCGATCTCAGCCAGACGGTCAGTCTTGAAGAGCTGGAACGAGTGCACGCAGAAGGGGGCGCTGAGGCGGTTGATGCCTTTCTGAAACCGGTGGATAGCGGGCTTGAACATTGGCCTCTACTGCAACTTTCAGAGCACAGCGCGTTTTATTGGTTGCATGGGCAGCCAGTACGTGCCCCGGAAGCGCCGAAATTCGGCATGCTGCGAGTGCAGGATCATAACGGTCGCTTCATCGGTATCGGTGAGGTGAGCGAAGACGGGCGTATTGCGCCGCGTCGACTGATTCGGTCGGAATGA
- a CDS encoding glucose-6-phosphate isomerase produces MSYYQHPLDATGLPSWKALEEHRLTMQNFSMREAFKADPTRFDDLSVSCCGLFLDYSKNLITPETRTLLVNLAREAGVEQAARAMFEGERINGSENRPVLHTALRRPMGESVMVDGQNIMRDVHAALAQMTDIVTRIHNNLWRGFSDKTITDVVNIGIGGSFLGPQLVSEALLPFTQHGVRTHYLANIDGSEFREVTAKLNVETTLFIISSKTFGTLETLKNAQAARTWYLGKGGTEEKLYRHFIAVTSNKKAAVEFGIREKNIFPMWDWVGGRYSLWSAIGLPIALAIGMSNFKDLLSGAYSMDQHFLNEPFESNMPILLAMLGIWYHNFWDAQSYAFLPYDHYLRNFVKHLQQMDMESNGKSVRQDGTPVSCTTGPVIWGGVGANGQHAYHQLLHQGTPLIPADFIVPVVSHNPVADHHEWLYANCLSQSQALMRGKTREEAEAELRAKGMSEAEVERLAPHKVIPGNRPSNTVVMETISPGRLGALIALYEHKVFVQGVIWGINSFDQWGVELGKDLGKAVYGQMTSFDAQPAEDASTQGLIDFFRGRHRG; encoded by the coding sequence ATGAGTTACTACCAGCACCCTCTCGATGCCACCGGCCTGCCATCCTGGAAGGCTTTGGAAGAACACCGCCTGACCATGCAAAACTTCAGCATGCGCGAGGCATTCAAGGCCGATCCGACGCGCTTCGATGACCTGTCGGTATCCTGTTGCGGCCTGTTTCTCGATTATTCGAAGAACCTGATCACCCCCGAGACTCGCACTCTGCTGGTGAACCTGGCCCGCGAGGCTGGCGTCGAGCAAGCGGCTCGCGCCATGTTCGAAGGCGAGCGAATCAACGGCTCAGAAAATCGTCCAGTGCTGCACACCGCGTTGCGACGACCCATGGGCGAATCGGTGATGGTCGACGGGCAGAACATCATGCGTGACGTGCATGCTGCCCTGGCGCAGATGACTGACATCGTCACCCGTATTCATAACAACCTTTGGCGCGGCTTCAGCGACAAGACCATCACCGACGTGGTCAACATCGGCATCGGAGGATCCTTCCTCGGTCCACAGCTGGTCTCCGAAGCGCTCCTGCCCTTTACTCAGCACGGCGTGCGCACTCATTACCTGGCGAATATCGACGGTAGCGAGTTCCGCGAGGTGACCGCCAAACTGAACGTCGAGACCACGCTGTTCATCATTTCCAGCAAGACCTTCGGCACCCTCGAAACGCTGAAGAACGCCCAAGCTGCACGCACTTGGTACCTAGGCAAAGGCGGCACCGAAGAAAAGCTCTACCGGCATTTCATCGCTGTCACAAGCAACAAGAAAGCCGCCGTCGAGTTTGGTATCCGCGAGAAGAATATCTTCCCGATGTGGGACTGGGTTGGCGGCCGCTACTCGCTATGGTCGGCCATCGGTCTGCCGATCGCACTGGCCATCGGCATGTCCAACTTCAAGGACTTGCTCTCCGGCGCGTACAGCATGGACCAGCACTTCCTCAACGAGCCGTTCGAAAGCAACATGCCGATTCTGCTGGCGATGTTGGGCATCTGGTATCACAACTTCTGGGACGCGCAGAGCTACGCCTTCCTGCCCTATGACCACTATCTGCGAAACTTCGTCAAACACCTGCAGCAGATGGACATGGAATCCAACGGCAAGAGCGTGCGTCAGGACGGCACCCCAGTGTCCTGCACCACCGGACCGGTGATTTGGGGCGGCGTCGGCGCCAACGGCCAGCACGCTTACCACCAGCTGCTGCACCAGGGCACGCCGCTGATTCCGGCAGATTTCATCGTGCCAGTGGTCAGTCACAATCCGGTTGCCGATCACCATGAGTGGCTGTACGCCAACTGCCTGTCACAGAGCCAGGCGCTAATGCGCGGCAAGACGCGCGAAGAGGCCGAAGCCGAGCTGCGTGCAAAAGGCATGAGCGAAGCCGAAGTCGAGCGCCTGGCGCCGCACAAGGTCATTCCGGGTAATCGGCCAAGCAATACCGTGGTCATGGAAACCATCAGCCCCGGCCGCCTTGGTGCGCTGATCGCGCTCTATGAGCACAAGGTGTTCGTCCAAGGCGTGATCTGGGGAATCAACTCCTTCGACCAGTGGGGTGTGGAACTCGGCAAGGACCTGGGCAAAGCCGTATACGGCCAGATGACCAGCTTCGATGCGCAACCCGCCGAAGACGCCTCGACCCAGGGGTTGATCGACTTCTTCCGCGGCCGCCATCGCGGCTGA
- a CDS encoding aspartate 1-decarboxylase, translated as MHAIMLKAKLHRAQVTHSVLDYEGSCAIDGDWLDLAGIREYEQIQIYNVDNGERFTTYAIRGEEGSKIISVNGAAAHKAGVGHRVIICAYAHYSEAELASFKPHVLYMGADGDLSHTSNAIPVQVA; from the coding sequence ATGCACGCCATCATGCTCAAGGCTAAACTGCACCGCGCCCAGGTGACCCATTCGGTGCTGGATTACGAAGGCTCCTGCGCCATCGACGGTGACTGGCTGGACCTCGCCGGCATCCGCGAATACGAGCAGATCCAGATCTACAACGTCGACAACGGCGAGCGCTTCACGACCTATGCCATCCGTGGCGAAGAAGGCTCGAAGATCATTTCCGTCAACGGCGCCGCCGCACACAAGGCTGGCGTTGGTCATCGGGTGATTATCTGTGCCTACGCCCACTACAGCGAAGCCGAACTGGCTAGCTTCAAACCACACGTTCTGTATATGGGCGCTGATGGGGATCTCAGTCACACCAGCAACGCGATTCCAGTTCAGGTCGCCTGA